A genome region from Alicyclobacillus acidocaldarius subsp. acidocaldarius DSM 446 includes the following:
- a CDS encoding dipeptidase, protein MDAIREVESYLERERDALLEELKELLSIPSVSALSEHRGDVRRAAEWIAERLKSAGFEHVELMETGGHPLVYADWLHADGRPTVLVYGHYDVQPVDPVELWESPPFTPTVRGNKLYARGASDDKGPTFLHIAVLSAMLKVQGRLPVNVKFCIEGEEEVGSAHLHSFLERTRDKFRADLVLISDTTLVGPNQPAVVYGLRGLAAAQIDVRTAASDLHSGLYGGAVPNAARSVAEIVASFHRPDGTVAVEGFYDRVRPLTEAEREEFAKLGHDEGELKRSLQLADLWGEPGYTALERMCARPTLEVNGIWGGFQGEGTKTVIPCEAHAKITCRLVPDQDPQEILDLVERHVQAHAPKGARVTFVRQDGGKPYVAPYDHPALQLAASAYEHAYGQKAVFTRMGGSIPVVETFSTLLHIPIVMMGFSLNDENFHAPNEHFSLDNFDKGLRTLTYYYHQLPAAMSGH, encoded by the coding sequence TTGGATGCCATTCGCGAGGTCGAGAGCTACCTGGAGCGGGAGCGCGACGCGCTGCTCGAGGAACTGAAGGAACTCTTGTCCATCCCAAGCGTGAGCGCCTTGAGCGAACACCGCGGCGACGTCAGGCGCGCGGCGGAGTGGATTGCCGAGCGGCTGAAGTCCGCCGGCTTCGAACATGTGGAACTCATGGAGACGGGCGGCCACCCGCTCGTGTACGCCGATTGGCTCCACGCGGACGGCAGGCCCACCGTGCTCGTCTACGGCCACTACGACGTGCAGCCCGTCGATCCCGTCGAGCTCTGGGAGTCGCCGCCGTTCACGCCGACCGTTCGCGGCAACAAGCTGTACGCGCGGGGCGCGAGCGACGACAAGGGCCCCACGTTTCTGCACATCGCCGTCCTCTCCGCCATGCTGAAGGTGCAGGGGCGCCTGCCCGTGAACGTGAAGTTCTGCATCGAGGGCGAGGAGGAGGTGGGTTCCGCCCACCTGCACAGCTTCCTCGAGCGGACGCGGGACAAGTTCCGGGCGGATCTCGTCCTCATCTCCGACACCACCCTGGTGGGGCCCAACCAGCCCGCCGTCGTGTACGGCCTGCGCGGCCTTGCCGCGGCGCAGATCGACGTCCGCACCGCCGCGTCGGACCTCCACTCGGGCCTGTACGGCGGCGCCGTGCCGAATGCCGCCCGGTCCGTGGCCGAGATCGTCGCGAGCTTCCACCGGCCGGACGGCACCGTGGCCGTCGAGGGCTTTTACGATCGCGTCCGCCCGCTCACCGAAGCCGAACGGGAGGAGTTCGCCAAGCTGGGGCACGACGAAGGCGAACTCAAGCGCTCCCTGCAGCTCGCGGATCTCTGGGGCGAGCCCGGATACACCGCGCTCGAGCGGATGTGCGCGCGGCCGACGCTCGAAGTGAACGGCATCTGGGGCGGCTTCCAGGGCGAAGGCACGAAGACCGTCATCCCCTGCGAGGCGCACGCGAAGATCACGTGCAGGCTCGTGCCGGATCAAGACCCGCAGGAGATCCTGGACCTCGTTGAACGGCACGTGCAAGCGCACGCGCCGAAGGGTGCGCGCGTCACGTTCGTGCGCCAGGACGGCGGCAAGCCGTACGTCGCGCCCTACGATCACCCGGCGCTTCAGCTCGCGGCTTCCGCCTACGAGCACGCGTACGGCCAAAAGGCCGTGTTCACGCGCATGGGCGGCTCCATCCCCGTGGTGGAGACGTTCTCGACGCTCCTGCACATCCCCATCGTGATGATGGGCTTCAGCCTGAACGACGAGAACTTCCACGCGCCCAACGAGCACTTCTCGCTCGACAACTTCGACAAAGGCCTGCGGACGCTGACGTACTACTACCACCAGCTGCCCGCGGCCATGAGCGGTCACTGA
- the codY gene encoding GTP-sensing pleiotropic transcriptional regulator CodY: MSLLEQVQELGQLLHRSNEQVEFQEVAEFLSRLMQSNVYIVGRKGKILGYGVAEHELTEEWLNIMTREQRFPGDFNKHLLRIEQTIANLTDEQKKPLYVFSPEENESFRSKHLMITPIIGARERQGTLLFARSQRPFNEDDQILAEYAATVVALEIVHSRHQQKEEESRQRALAHLAVESLSFSELQAAKYLLDAVRNSPEGIVVSSQIADQHGVTRSVIVNSIRKLESAGTIESRSLGMKGTHLRILNPYVEEEINRQFER; the protein is encoded by the coding sequence GTGAGTTTGTTGGAACAGGTACAAGAACTTGGGCAACTGTTGCACCGCTCGAACGAGCAGGTGGAATTTCAAGAAGTCGCGGAATTTTTGAGCCGCCTCATGCAGTCGAACGTGTACATCGTGGGGCGCAAGGGCAAGATCCTCGGCTATGGCGTCGCGGAGCACGAGCTGACCGAGGAGTGGCTGAACATCATGACGCGGGAACAGCGGTTCCCGGGCGACTTCAACAAACACCTGCTGCGCATCGAGCAGACCATTGCAAATCTGACGGACGAGCAGAAGAAGCCGCTCTACGTGTTCTCCCCTGAGGAGAACGAGTCGTTCCGCTCCAAGCACCTGATGATCACGCCCATCATCGGGGCGCGCGAGCGCCAGGGCACGCTTCTGTTCGCGAGGTCCCAGCGGCCGTTCAACGAGGACGACCAGATCCTGGCCGAGTACGCGGCGACGGTCGTCGCGCTCGAGATTGTGCACTCCCGGCATCAGCAGAAGGAAGAGGAGAGCCGGCAGCGGGCGCTCGCCCATCTGGCGGTGGAATCGCTCAGCTTCTCCGAGCTGCAGGCCGCCAAGTACCTGCTGGACGCGGTTCGCAACTCGCCAGAGGGCATTGTGGTGAGCAGCCAGATTGCGGATCAGCACGGCGTGACGCGCTCGGTGATTGTCAACAGCATTCGGAAGCTGGAGAGCGCGGGCACCATCGAAAGCCGCTCGCTCGGCATGAAGGGCACGCACCTCCGCATCCTGAATCCTTACGTGGAAGAGGAGATCAACCGCCAATTCGAGCGATGA
- a CDS encoding YerC/YecD family TrpR-related protein, producing the protein MALERLNESEVRELFRAILALQNEDECYRFFEDLCTVGEVESLAQRFAVARMLREGATYHAIEEATGASTATISRVKRCLHYGADGYRIILDRLYGKPAESGSGKS; encoded by the coding sequence ATGGCGCTCGAGAGGCTGAACGAATCCGAGGTGCGCGAACTGTTCCGCGCCATCCTGGCGCTTCAGAATGAGGACGAGTGCTACCGCTTTTTCGAGGATCTGTGCACGGTGGGGGAAGTGGAGTCGCTGGCGCAGCGATTTGCCGTGGCGCGGATGCTTCGCGAGGGCGCCACGTATCACGCCATCGAAGAGGCGACGGGCGCGAGCACCGCGACCATCAGCCGCGTCAAGAGATGCCTGCACTATGGAGCGGACGGATATCGCATCATCTTGGATCGGCTGTACGGGAAGCCCGCCGAGAGCGGATCCGGGAAATCGTAA
- a CDS encoding sulfocyanin-like copper-binding protein, whose product MRARSLWALAAGAMVSVGCGTTTPQPSKPLAPLATWNAAHHLVEWTVVAGDGGENGGMNFDGYANGEMTLVVPVGWRVEVHFRNASFTPHSAMVVPEGDRDRGSFDSSLLAFPGAETSNPSEGSPKGAAENVEFTASRAGNYSLVCAVPGHALAGMWDKLVVSSQAKQPSLLVNRSS is encoded by the coding sequence ATGCGCGCGCGGAGTCTTTGGGCCTTGGCCGCAGGGGCAATGGTTTCCGTGGGATGTGGGACGACGACACCCCAGCCTTCGAAACCACTGGCTCCTCTCGCCACGTGGAACGCTGCCCACCATCTCGTCGAGTGGACGGTGGTCGCTGGCGACGGCGGTGAAAATGGCGGCATGAATTTCGACGGGTATGCAAACGGCGAGATGACGCTCGTGGTGCCTGTGGGCTGGCGGGTCGAGGTCCATTTCCGGAATGCGAGTTTCACGCCCCACAGCGCCATGGTCGTGCCTGAGGGCGATCGCGACCGCGGCAGCTTCGATTCGAGTCTGCTCGCCTTCCCGGGTGCCGAAACATCCAATCCATCGGAGGGAAGCCCGAAGGGCGCGGCGGAAAACGTGGAGTTCACCGCCTCTCGGGCGGGGAACTATTCGCTCGTGTGCGCCGTTCCCGGGCATGCTCTCGCGGGCATGTGGGACAAGCTCGTGGTTTCGAGCCAGGCCAAGCAACCATCGCTCCTCGTGAATCGTTCATCCTGA